Within Saccharomycodes ludwigii strain NBRC 1722 chromosome IV, whole genome shotgun sequence, the genomic segment TAGAGTTTGTGTTGTTTTTCTCCTCAAATTTGAACCCTTTGTCCGGTATAATATATGGTAATATACTCTTAAAGACATCTCTATAGTTAACACTGGGGTTATATCCATTTATAACCATAGTTGGAACGGGGTACGAGGTAGGagttttgatatttttacttttttctcCTTTAGGACTACCATTATCACTGGCTTGTATATCAAGATTATTAACATTACTTGCATCACTAGTATCTCGTACAGGGAAAGCCCCAAGTTTATGACTTAAATAGGTGGTACACATTTGGTTAACAATTTCTCTCTTAGAACCAGCACCATAAAACAGTATAAcaaagttttgttttaattcgAATAAATATTGCGGTAATAATTTGGAATACAAAATCTTATCATTGGAGTTTCCAAAATGCAATGAACTagaattttgatttataacagtattattatacaacactggaaataatttattgaaatcGTCTCTTGTTATATGTGGCGCCTTACTCATTGTGTTGTTGCTAATGGGTAATCTTGATTTTTGTACAAAAGTTAATCTTGACTGATCTATAAACCCCTCAAACCCGTCTAAAAATGTTATGGTATTGGCAATACCAGAGCTACTGTTAGTGGCAGTGCCACCACCGGTTTCATAAACTTTacttattttgaaattatctGGAAACAAACTTGGTTTAAAATTAGAAGTAATTCTCTGTTTTAAAGGAGAATTCCccatattattttttgtgcGGTTAGCGTTGTTATTATGCGATGATCTTTCAGCCACTAATAATGAAGACGAAATCAATCTTGGATCATTAGGATTATTGCTACTAGAATTGTGATATGTAAGAATTGtatctgttttttttgcaatCTTGGAATGTTTACTTTTGGGACGGTGTTCTTCAACAATGCTTCTTTTTACTCTTTCCATTGGCTTCTCTTCTGTTTTTACATAGGGAACACCATCACTTTCGTCAGTTTGATTGTCTTCCGCAGTGGTAGTAGGGTAATCATATTCATCAGTTTCatcattgtttttgtaGGTATCATCGAAAATATTTATGTAATCATCACTagtatgtttttttgtggTAATTACAtgcttattattattggtgttgttgtcgtttttattattaaaatgaaGTGTTCTTAATCTTTTATAAATCCGAGAATTGatgtaatttttgttttcatttgatgataatgaatGAATAGATGATGGTTTACTAATCATATCCTCATGCTTCAAGATATCCACATCTTTGACGATCTTTTTGGGTCTACGCATTACTtgatgtttatttttactttcaaTTTGCAATTGAATAAATAGCTATTACTATAATTGCGTTTGATGAGAGGGGGGTTTAAcacaaaattttaatataatgatacttttttttttttttttttttttactatttgcagatgatataaatataaatgttttCGATTGTAGTTTATGTTAtgtttttatgttttttttttaaaaaaaaaaaaaaaaagcgaaaaaaaaaacgggtttttttcttttttcttttttcttttttcttttcttttttctttttgatcTATTATTTTAAGAATTAAACTGAAAATGGgctttatatatacaactATATACTAGGCTAACAAAGTTATTTCTAGCCACTACTgtgccaaaaaaaaaaaaaacaacaacaaaagtttGTAACTTTGTTCCCTTTGGATCATAACGTGTaccattttaaaataatatatattaaaataatgcTTTCATTTTGCCCCACATGCAGCAATATGTTAATAGTGAAAAACAACCATAGTGGTACCAATGGTGGTATTTTCCATTTATCCTGCCCTAGCTGTCCATATAGTTTCCCTGTTGAAGGTATAGAACTTTACGATAGAAAAAACCTACCTAGAAAGGAAGTAGATGATGTACTAGGTGGTGGTTGGGATAATGTGGATCAAACACCTGCCCAATGTCCCAATTACGATGAATGTGGTGGTGAAAGGgcctatttttttcaattacaAATCAGATCTGCTGATGAGCCAATGACCACTTTTTATAAATGTTGTAATTGTGGTAATAGGTGGAGAGAAAATTAGTAGTTAATtaggaaaaaggaaaaaaaaattttttttatcgttTATAGCagttttctttaataaaataaataaataagctatacatatatatagatatatatatatatacacacaTATAAAAGtcataaataaattattatataataataaattacacgtaaaaaaagaaatatatatatatatatattcaaacCCATTCAATTGGATTtcttaaaattttttgtaatttacCTTCTCTGGTATCAGGGGCAGGTTCATAATTATAAACCCAAGAAGCGTATTCAGGCAAACTCATTAAAATACTCTCAACTCTGGAACCAGGGGTTCTCAATCCAAATTGGGTACCTCTATCATAAATCAAATTAAATTCAACATATCTACCACGTCTAATCAATTGccatttcttttcttcctcAGTGAAAGGCAAATCACGTCTTTTCAAAACGATAGGAACATAACTTGGTAAGAAAGCATCAAAAGCATCTTCaacaattttcaaaatttctAATGGATCACGGTCATCAAAGTCATCAAAAAAGATACCACCAACACCtctattttcatttctatGCTTGATGGTGAAATATTCATCACAccattttttgtattttggGTATAATGTGACATCATGTTTATCCAAAGCATTTTTATGATTTTGATGGAATAGTTTACAATCTTCttcatataaataaattggggTTAAGTCAGCACCACCACCAAACCACCAGGTTTGAGGATTGCCCTTAGAATCCCAAGTTTCGAAATATCTATAATTTAAATGGGTAATAGGAACATGTGGGCTTTTAGGATGAATGACCATACTCAAGCCACAAGCAAAAAATTTGCAACCAGCACCATTAGCTTCTAAATTCTTATGGTCGTGTTTCATTGCTTGAATAGCGGTTGGTGATAAGTCACCATAAACTACACTAATATTGACACCACCCTTTTCAAATACATTACCGTTAGAAATAACCATAGAACTACCCCCACCCATTCCTTCACCTCTAGACCAGGAATCTCTCTTAAAAGTAGTGCCACCATCTACTTCTTGCAACTTACTGGTAATTTCCAATtgcttttgtttaattaGAGCTTCCATCTTTGTACGGATAGTTAAATGAGCTGGATCTTTTGGAGAGTTTTTGTCAATTTGTTCGAATGCAGTCATTGTGAGTTGGCCTTGTGCTAGTGAGGGGGCTATAGGATAGTGttcttttatcttttaatttatatatatatatatatatatatatttgtttttactttttcttttttttttttttttttttttttttctctggagtgatatttat encodes:
- the ORC2 gene encoding origin recognition complex subunit 2 (similar to Saccharomyces cerevisiae YBR060C | ORC2 | Origin Recognition Complex), with the protein product MRRPKKIVKDVDILKHEDMISKPSSIHSLSSNENKNYINSRIYKRLRTLHFNNKNDNNTNNNKHVITTKKHTSDDYINIFDDTYKNNDETDEYDYPTTTAEDNQTDESDGVPYVKTEEKPMERVKRSIVEEHRPKSKHSKIAKKTDTILTYHNSSSNNPNDPRLISSSLLVAERSSHNNNANRTKNNMGNSPLKQRITSNFKPSLFPDNFKISKVYETGGGTATNSSSGIANTITFLDGFEGFIDQSRLTFVQKSRLPISNNTMSKAPHITRDDFNKLFPVLYNNTVINQNSSSLHFGNSNDKILYSKLLPQYLFELKQNFVILFYGAGSKREIVNQMCTTYLSHKLGAFPVRDTSDASNVNNLDIQASDNGSPKGEKSKNIKTPTSYPVPTMVINGYNPSVNYRDVFKSILPYIIPDKGFKFEEKNNTNSSNSDDSQNKEGKYWGDQVYFKIKKLIEYYENNDTATFRVKRLLIVVHSFDGLGGFRDKLQNMICLLAQLKCISLICTVDHVYSHMLWDHNKTDQLNFVYHDLTTYSPYTVELSFGVKDVFNEIFQSNNDVEDSGGNPTSITGIKYVLDSLTLNSKKLFKLLLETQLNKMLNSGDSKRYRTYRVDFKQFSDMCRSEFIASNEMSLRTMLREYIDHNMIKLTKNKRNNSEVLEIPFGTAQLQTILNDLLRDL
- the RPC11 gene encoding DNA-directed RNA polymerase III core subunit RPC11 (similar to Saccharomyces cerevisiae YDR045C | RPC11 | RNA Polymerase C); the encoded protein is MLIVKNNHSGTNGGIFHLSCPSCPYSFPVEGIELYDRKNLPRKEVDDVLGGGWDNVDQTPAQCPNYDECGGERAYFFQLQIRSADEPMTTFYKCCNCGNRWREN
- the HEM13 gene encoding coproporphyrinogen oxidase (similar to Saccharomyces cerevisiae YDR044W | HEM13 | HEMe biosynthesis) encodes the protein MTAFEQIDKNSPKDPAHLTIRTKMEALIKQKQLEITSKLQEVDGGTTFKRDSWSRGEGMGGGSSMVISNGNVFEKGGVNISVVYGDLSPTAIQAMKHDHKNLEANGAGCKFFACGLSMVIHPKSPHVPITHLNYRYFETWDSKGNPQTWWFGGGADLTPIYLYEEDCKLFHQNHKNALDKHDVTLYPKYKKWCDEYFTIKHRNENRGVGGIFFDDFDDRDPLEILKIVEDAFDAFLPSYVPIVLKRRDLPFTEEEKKWQLIRRGRYVEFNLIYDRGTQFGLRTPGSRVESILMSLPEYASWVYNYEPAPDTREGKLQKILRNPIEWV